Below is a genomic region from Castanea sativa cultivar Marrone di Chiusa Pesio chromosome 2, ASM4071231v1.
AAGGAGAAATCAGGAAGGACCCGAAGGTAGCCATGCTCTGAGCAGACCGGAGAGGCAGGACACTAACTGACCATCTTTCTCGGACACTCTCCCTCCTCACATAGCCActgagatgcagatgatgagggaacggatggatgtgatgatgaatgccCTCAAGGGTCGAGTATCCAACGACCTCGATGACTTGGTCTAGCAAACCGATTCACCTTTCACAGCACTTGTtagttcatgcccccttcccccaaagtttcgcatgcctcaggTAGAGAGTTATGACAGGTCTAAGGACCCCTTAGATCACCTAGAATCTTTCAAGACCATGATGCACCTTCAAGGTGTGCCggatgagatcatgtgcagagtcTTCCCTACTACGCTGAAGGGACCTGTGAGGATATGTTATAGCAGACTGACAGCAAATTCGATCAGCACTTTCAAGGAGTTAGACGCTCAATTTGTCTCACACTTTATTGGAGGCCACCGATACAAGAAGTCCACAGCCTGTTTGATGAGCATTAGGCAACGGGAAGACGAGACGCTAAGGTCATACATATCCCATTTCAACAAAGAGGCTCTCTCGATAGACAAGGCGAATGACAAGATACTGGTAGCAGCTTTCACAAACGGGctgcggaagggtaagttcttattctcCTTATATAAGAATGACTCGAAGACAATGTCAGATGTGCTCTACAGGGCAACGAAGTACATAAACGCAGAAGATGCACTGCTGGCTCGAGAGGAAAagcctagaaaaagggaaagacaagaagaTGCACGATCGGATAGGGGGCGAAAGATGACTAGAACTGGAGAGTGACGGGAGGATCGACGATCCAAACCACCCACGGGAAGATTCATGAACTTCACCCCTCTTACGGCCCCAATCGACTAAGTATtaatgcagattaaagatgaagAAGCCCTGACGTTTCCCGGCAAGTTtaaaggagatcctaacaagaggCCAAGGGACAAATACTGTTGTTTTCATCGTGATCATGGCCACGACACGGCAGATTGTTATGACTTAAAacagcaaattgaagccctTATTAGGTAGGgtaggttgcagaggttcgtaagGAAGGAAAGAACGGATCAATCCCAGGAACAAACCCCCCGACGGGAAAACGAACGTCCTAGACCACCTGTAGGAGACATAcagatgattgtagggggcattGCTTCTGCAGGGTCATctaaaaaggcccaaaaaacaTACTTGCGGATGGTTCAAAGCGTCCAGATGACGGGTTCCTCACCAAAAATGGCGCGACTTAATAACCCCAGCGTCGGGTTTTCGGAAGAAGATGCatgacgccttcaccacccacatgatgacGCGCTTGTCGTCAGCGTACGGGCAGGGGATtacaacatgcatcgagttttgATTGATAACGGAAGCTCGGtagatatcctctactaccccgcgttccagcaaatggggattggtaAAGAGCGGCTGGCTCCAACAAATGCACCACTCGTTGGCTTCGGTGGGACAAGGGTATACCCTTTAAGCGTCATCACGTTGTCTGTGACGGTGGGAGATTACTCCCAGCAAATATAACAAGTCAGGGGcttttctgctacaaagtaatgcctttcggcttaaaaatgcaggagccacataccagagattgatgaacaagatgtttgcgcACCAAATTGGTAGAAACGTGCAGgtttacgtagatgacatgttggtaaaaagcacTTGAGAGTCCGATCACATGAGCGACCTCCAagagactttcaacactctttAGTCATACAAAATGAAACTGAATCCGAGCAAGTGCGTGTTCGGGGTAATCgcaggaaagttcttgggatttatggtatcctAAAGAGGCATCGAGGTCAACCCAGAGAAGGTGAAGGCAATAATGGAACTGGCTCGTCCaaggacggtaaaggaagtacaaagttTGAATGGCaagatagcagccttgaatAGATTTGTATCAAGGGCGATGGACAAATGCCTCCCCTTCTTTCGCACACTGAGAAAATCATTTGAATGGACGAacgagtgccaaaaggcatttgaagatttaaagGTGTATCTCTCCGCTTCGCCGTTGCTCAGCCCATCTATGCCAGGGGAAGAGTTGTTCCTATACCTTGTCGTCTCCTCAACAGCCATTAGTGCAGCTCTtattagagaagaagataaggtacAAAGGCCTTTATATTTCATAAGCCGGGcactgagaggagcagaagaaaggtaccctcagatggagaaactcgccttcACATTGGTGACCGCGGTACGGAAACTtaaaccatactttcaagcacaTAGCATAAATGTCCTAACAGATAAACCCTTACGAAGAGCAATGAGTAGCCCCGAAGCTGCCAGATGAATGGCATTGTGGGTgatcgagctgagtgagttcGATATTCGATATCAACCGCAAGCGGCTGTGAAGAGACAGATATTAGTAGATTTCATCACTGAGTTCACCATCATGAAAGACCAGGGGGCAGAGGAGACTCAAATATGGAGAATCTATGCGGACGGATCTTCCACTAAGCATGCTGGAGGGGCCGGAGTGATACTCCACACCTCAgaaggagataagatcgaatgcatggTCCGTCTGGACTTCTCTACCACCAATAACGAGGCAGAATACGAAGCCTTAATAGCAGGACTGGACCTCGCGATAGCCGTAGGAGCTAAGAGTGTGATCATATACTCCGattctcaagtcatgatcagtcaGGTTAATGGAATCCACGAGTGCAAGaatgaaagaatgaagaggtatcttgaggaagtgaagggtcgagcGAACAATCTCCAGATCAAGttggttcaaatcccaagggaagagaaccaagaagccTACCGACTCGCAAAGGCAGCTTCAGCAGAACCTATGATCATCCCCGACCAGGTATTATCCTTCGTCCAACTCTCATCACTATTAGATGGCACTAgcatgcaggaggtaagcaGTGAGCATTGTTGGATGGCTCCAATAACAGCGTATCTCAAGGGAGGCAAACTGCCAGACAACAAAGAGGTCGCAAGAAAGTTGAAAGTTAAAGCCGCCCGGTTCGTGTTAATTAAAgacgtcctatacaaaagaggattctcctgaCCGTACTTGAGATGCCTCGACCACGAAGAAGCGGACTACGTcatgagggaggtccatgaaggagtttgcGGCAACCTTTCTGGATCTAGGTCtttggtgcacaagctactccgcccaggatactactggccaacaatgcataAGGATGCCAACACATATGTCAGAGCTTGTGACAAGTGTCAACGATTTGGCAACTTCATAAGGCAACCAACGGAAGAGCTTACACCTAcgacggccccatggccattcgcacaatgggggttagacatcatgggcccTTTCCCAACAGCGATAAGGCAGTTGAAGTTCTTAGTAGTTGGCATTGACTACTTCATTAAATGGGTGGAAGCGGAGGCTTTGGCCACTATCACGAAGAAGAATATTCgaagttttgtatggagaaatattatttgcAGGTATGGTATTCTGAGGGTACTAGTTTCAGACAACGgaaagcaattcgacaacgatgcattcAGAGATTTTTGTTCCCAGCTAGGGATCAggaatcactactcgtcacccgcAAGCCAATGGACAGGTGGAAGTCACAAACTGGTTCTTGctcaagattatcaagaccggctcgagggggcaaagggcatatggccagaGGAATTACCAAGCGTTCTATGGGCATACAGAATAACGGCAAGAACACCAACAGGGAAAACACCGTTCCGATTGGCGTATAGTAGTGAGGCcgtcataccggcagaagtggggCTAACAAGCTACCGGGTTGGAAACTTCGACGAGAGCAAAAATGACGAAGTCATGCGTTTGCAACTCGATCTTGTGGATGAAGTCAGGGCAGCAACGGAACAGAGGCTAGCGCGATACCAGGACCTGATGGCGaagcattacaactctaaggtcAGGTCCAGGGACTTCCAGATTGGAGATCTTCTCCTAAGAAGGGTACTCGGCGCTGCAAAAGATGCCTCCCAGGGCAAGCTTGGACCTAACTAGGAAGGACCATACAGGATCgtttcatggcataggaagggaacgtactaccTAGAGACACTAGACAGGAAAAAATTGAGTCACccatggaacacggagcacctgaagaagtattACCAGTAGATGGAGAACGAAGACGACATCAGCGTCAccctcctcatttccagtttattttttcaaatagacagttgtagtttttattttctacaaGTATTCCTAGGGCCCAGGGggcaattttctatttttatgaaCACTATTCTACTTATCCATTACAATAAGAGGAGGTTTCTTCAGCATATAAGGAATGTTTTTACACAAATCAATttagtccacaaaatggacagACCATCCCAAGAAAGATGAAAATCcatcaagtccataaagtggacggaccatcctaagaaggatgaaaatccatcaattccacaaagtggacggaccatccCCAGAAAGATGAAAATCAATtcagtccacaaagtggacgaatcatcctaACTAGAATGAAAATCTGctgtccacaaagtggacggaccatccCCAGAGGGATTAAGGTCAATTCAAtgcacaaagtggacggaccatccCCAGAGGGATGAAAGTCAATCCACAAAGTGACGGATCATCCTAACTAGGATGAAAATCcatcaagtccacaaagtggacagaccATCCCAAAAAGGATGAAAGTCAATCCACAAAGTGACGGATCATCCTAACTAGGATGAAAATCcatcaagtccacaaagtgaacGGACCATCCCAAAAGGATAAAAGTCTGTTCaatccataaagtggacggaccatccCACAAAGGACGAAAGTCTGTTCAGTCCACAAAGCGGATGGATCATCTTAATTAGGATTAAAATCCGTCGAGCCCACAAACTGGACGGACCATCCTAGGAAGGATGAAAGTCCAGTGGACGAGTCCTTTAAGTGGATGAGCCCACTAACCAGATAAGAATATTTTTACGACGAACCTTAAATTATGGATTGCATAAAAAGATGATACAAAAGAGACAAACAACAAGTAGATGGATAAACACACACAATCAAAATACTTGAGCCCCACAAAAGGGGGATATATGTCCTCATACAAAAATCACGACGGATAGAGTTGTCCTTagcattaccaaaaaaaaaaaaactatgaaaggAGGGTTTCATTCTTCTCTTCATTAACAACTTGATCGGCGTCACCTTCAATAAGCGTCGTTTGCCTCTCATCAAGGGTCATCTCTCCGTCTACATAAGGATCATTGGCAGCAAACAAATCTCCATGCTCTCAGAATGGACGGATTGAGCTAAGGTCTGCCCTTGAGTCTCGATTGTAAAGTGGGACACGTCCAGATCCGAATATGAGGCTTTGACTTGACGGAAGGCATCATCAAACCCTTCAGCAAAAGAACTTCCAAGTTCAGCTAAGAGAAGTTCAGAATCACGGTACACATGTATCGCCTACTCCTTTGATTAACGGAGCTGATCCTTGACATCTgtgatctctttttctttatctcttAGAATCTGCGTCAGTTGCTACGTCTGCTTTTCCAGTTCTCCTCTTACTTGCTCGGAACAGGTAAGTTTTTTCTCCATACCTACCTTCCAAGCCTTGAGGCCGTTGAGTTCTCTCTCCATCGCTTTGGATTTTTTCCTAAGACGGTCCAAGGATGTCTCATGATTCAGGCAGCGACCCATGAGTCCTTTCATCATCAGCATTGCCTGAAAACCAAAGGGCCGTAAGATTGACgaaatcatgataaaaataacaaagacGGATAAAAAATACCTGAGCAATACTAAAGAGGCCCATCTCCTCCATGGCTTCAGTAGCATGGTTACCAAGGTCCTCATAGTCGTCGACGGTAAGGATAGATGAAAGTTTCTCCAACGCATACCCCAAATCCTCTCGGAAAAGGACGGTCAGTTTCTCTTGGACGGTGTCTGAACCCTTCATTAAGCCTTTGCCCTTTCCTGGTCCTAGGGGAATGACGGCTTCCTTGGGCTCAGCTTCAAGTCCTACGACGAGTTCAGGCGTTATCTTCGTTTTCTTGGTCTGACGGTCGGATTTATCTGGCTGTTTCCTTTTGGGCGGAACGGATGATCCCGTCCCTTTGGAAGGCTGACCGCCCTTCTGTTTTTTCTTGGCAGCTTGTTgcttgatgaaggctcttcttTTGGCGTCGTCCATTTCTGAAAAAGGCAATGAACACACGACGTTATGAAATGAGAAACAAATTAAGGAATGGACGGGACGGACTTACGTTTACGAACTCTAGTATCGTATCAACGGGTGACAACGGAAGGTTCAGGATCGTCACAGTACCAAAATAATGTATCAAGAGTAACCAATTTTGCCCACGTCCTCTCCTCTAGCTTAGTCTTGTTAAAAATACGCTCTAGGAAACTCCACTGCTCTAGTGAGACTTGCGGACGATCTCGAGCTGCAAAGAAAATAGCTAAGGTAACTACAGAGACAGATagttaattttgagtttaaataAGTGAAACTAGACGAGTGCATACCGGACGggggcattatgccccatgttgtatCAACGGACATACACTCATTATcacctggacgacacatccactcGCTTCCCTCCATGAAAAAATATCGGCTCTTCCAATCCCTATTAGAGTCTGGGGTATTGTGCACAAGCCTCAACAACGGGCTCCTAGCCACGAAGTTGTACATGCCCCTGGATTGTGTAATCTCGGTGGGACGGTAGCAgtgaaagaattcttccacctTCAACCTCTGAGCTCCGTCAGACATTGCCCCGTACAAAACCTCCACGCCGAGAAAGACCCTCCAGGCGTTCGGGGAGATTTGTGTGACGAACAGGCCCAAATACTGAAGGAGGCGACGGTGAAGAGGGCTTAAGAGAAATCTGAGCCTTGCCTTTAGCATCTGCTCATAAACCCCGACACCTTCAACACCCCTATAGTAGCAGTTTTCTGATTTATGGGGTAGACGGAGGCGAATATTGTCAggtatttggtacttggccctaagaGTTTTAAAGTGAGGTTCTTTGATTGAGGACCTGAAGTCATTGACCGTCCACAAGGGCAGCATTACGAACTTCCTAAACCCGTCAGGACCTATGACGAATTGAATGGGAGGATCAATGCCATCTAGGCCGTCGCTAGAAGCATCCTTTGGCCCGTCCATATCTAGATTCTCATCAGCTATTGACGGAGATGTAGTGgacggattcctttcttcacttgaagtgtcagggtCTTTCTGGCCTGACGGGAATCCTTCATCGTAGCTCGCCCCGTTATGGACAAACGAATGATTACTCGACGcactagaaattttttttaaaaaaagttccTTGAAACGAATACATACCGGTTAAAGTCGATAGAAAATGTGATCGAACGGTGAAGCTTCCTTTGAAAGCGACGACTTTTCAGCAAAAGTGATAGGCAACGGATGATCTAGTTGGACAGTGTGGAGGCTTGACAAAGGTGACGGTGGCGCTCTGACCCAAAGATTTCCAGGGGAAGTGAAAAATGCGGAATGGAAAGGTGAGTTTATATAGAAGATGTGGCACGGAATACGAAGAGGTGCTTCGTTTTGCGTGATGGGCAACTGAGCAAGTGCCATGTGTCAGTGTCATTAAATGCCCCCTCAACCAGCCTGTCACGAAAACATTCTCTTCCGTCAAACGCAGTAATTCGTCCCTCCAATGGGTCCGTCTATTTATATTGTGATGAACCCATGGAGTGAGGGGGCAATTAAAGAGGAAAAATTAAGAACGATGGAATCAAATGAAATGAAGGTGACGGTACTGGGTCGACGGGATAAGAGTCAACGGATCAAGTATTACTTGACGTTTCTAGAATGTTAAGTAATATCCAAGGATTCTTAAGTGAGGCATATGTGCGCCCCACGACTAACACTAAGAGTCCTATTATGAATAGAATTCTAGATCATACAAAGTCCTACGATCTGCACTGTTGATCAAGAaaactcctataaggaaaagaactctagaaggaaagaacttggTGAACAAGGCGTAAAATTCGGCCTTATATTACTataaaaacctcaaaaccctcataaatcaaggtacgcattattgactcaacttgggcactctagggttgtgaaaaagttctaacttgaccttcggagggtttttggccgacaccacactggtgctctctgttaggtctttttcgttttgtaggtgttgtttcGGTTTGGGAGTGTGTGtaacttattggtgatttttcggcatcatcaaatACCTTAAAAATCAAGTTATTAacattaattacaaaattttctttcagtTATACCATAAAAATCATGTTGTTAATTAAGTTTATTAGCTTtttctttatccaaaaaaattgatatttatccaaaaaaaattaaattaaaaaaatataaatatatatggaaaaaagtagataaaaaatttattataaattccTACCCTTGTGTATATCCTCCCAATGAAAGTTGTGATGAAGTTGATATAAGCAAGAAATGAAggaatttatttaaaatcaaatactataaaaatcaagttgttaatattaattacaatttttttttccggtTATACTGTGAAAATCATGTTgttattagcttttttttttttttaaatccaaaattttgatatttatccaaaaaaaaaaaattagaacaaaatatatatatgaaaaaaagtaCATAACAAATTTATTAGCAATTCCTCCTTGAGTGTATATCCTCCCAATGAAAgtcgttttttatttttattttatataaatgttttctttttacttgtaGTGcaggaactaaaaaaataagaaagttgctactttttttttatattttttatattttttataatacactatatgtataaaagaagaagaagaagaacaagaagaagaatgattAGATGGAtttaatgaagaatttgaattataacacactacactaaaaaaaaaggattagatgaagaatttggattgtaatcaaattaagatttttatcaacttaaaattataggagaagaaaaattatatatatttttaaatctaaaaatctaagtgatttatatcaaaattttcacgTACGATGCAAGTGAAATATTAGatttatcaacttataaatcatataaatttactaaaaatcacatatgataattatatattaatatgcTTGTAGGGATTATAAATCCAATATCACATGTATATGTGCCTATTGGGCcagaggcccaatccgaggacattaaATAGTCTGAGGATAGGAAATATCTACCTAAGTGGCTGTATTGGTGACTAAAGAGGTAAAATCTGATCAAGATCATCCAAGaggtggtccgagga
It encodes:
- the LOC142624938 gene encoding uncharacterized protein LOC142624938 — translated: MMHLQGVPDEIMCRVFPTTLKGPVRICYSRLTANSISTFKELDAQFVSHFIGGHRYKKSTACLMSIRQREDETLRSYISHFNKEALSIDKANDKILVAAFTNGLRKGKFLFSLYKNDSKTMSDVLYRATKYINAEDALLAREEKPRKRERQEDARSDRGRKMTRTGE
- the LOC142624939 gene encoding uncharacterized protein LOC142624939, which gives rise to MALWVIELSEFDIRYQPQAAVKRQILVDFITEFTIMKDQGAEETQIWRIYADGSSTKHAGGAGVILHTSEGDKIECMVRLDFSTTNNEAEYEALIAGLDLAIAVGAKSVIIYSDSQVMISQVNGIHECKNERMKRYLEEVKGRANNLQIKLVQIPREENQEAYRLAKAASAEPMIIPDQVLSFVQLSSLLDGTSMQEVSSEHCWMAPITAYLKGGKLPDNKEVARKLKVKAARFVLIKDVLYKRGFS